The genomic segment AATATATTCTTAGTTTATTATTCATGAGCTTTGTTTTCACAAAAGATAAAGTATTTAAAGTTCGTAGTTTTGTTTTCCTTATTACTTATATTGCAAATATACCATACCTGCACACACCGACCAAATTCAATCAGGCGTCAGCCCCATATTCCTCACTACTTGTTCCTCCATCCTAAAAATCATGCGTCAGCCACTTACTCCTTAATCCTTCGTACTACTAAAAAAAGGTACGAACATTTCTGCCCATACCTTCTTAATTTAATAATTCAAAAAATATACAAAAAACTATTTCGCTGCTGGGGGAAGCAATACTGCGTCAATAACATGTATTATGCCATTACTAGCTGGTACACTTGCTATGATAGTTGCCGTTCCGTTTATCATTGTTTTCCCATCCTTTTTCGAGATAGTAATATTGCCACCGTTAACTTGTCCTATTACCTGACCATCTTGCAAAGCATCTTCTTTATACACCCCAACCGATACATGGTATTGTAATATATCCTGTAATGTTTCTTTTTTGTCAGTTTTCAATAATCCTTCTACAGTGCCTGCGGGAAGTTTATCAAAAGCAGCATTGGTAGGTGCAAAAACCGTGAATGGCCCTGCATTACTTAATACGTCTACCAATTCGGCAGCCTTAACTGCGGTAACCAAGGTAGTATGATCCTTGCTACCAATAGCAATACCTACAACATTCTTTACTGAAGTCTCGTCCTTTACTCCCGATTGTCCTGTTTGTGGTGTAGCTTCGGTGTTTGAAGTAGCATTTGATGCATTTTCTCCATTACCTGAGTTGCACGACACACTTATTACAAGTGCACCGATAGCAATAAATAGTTGAAATTGTCTTTTCATAATAATATATATGTTTTTATTATACGGGTACAAAAATATAGGTATCTATAATTATGATTATATGATTACAGTCATACATTTCCAAATTAAATAAATAAAATCATAAAAACACTTCAATATCATTCTATCTTTAATGAAGGAAAAGGTCACTTTACAATAAAACATGACAACTGTCATATTTTTACCAATACAATGAAACGTACTTTGCACTCCAATTAGGACATTGTAATTTGTATAATATTTAATATTGCAAAATGAAAAATTCGATTGCTCATTCATTTCATATACCCGTTATGGGACTTGGCTTCACCATTGACACGCCAATAAAAGTGGCTCATTTTGGTATTTCTTCTGTTATCTCCATTGGAGAGGATCAACTAGTAGAAGATATGCGTAAGCATTATTGTGAATGCTATCAATTGCCCTATATCGCTATTTCCGAAAAAGAAGAAGATTACCGAGCCCGAAGAATCACATCTTATCTAAATTTGGTAAACGAATTGGTTATTCAAAGTACAGAAATACTGAGACAACAACCCTTTATAATTGGTTCTGATATCATGAAATATTTTGATTTACTGCCTGACAATTCAAGTGAGAGGATAAAATATCATATCATGCTTCAAACAAATCATAAGGCGGCAAAAGAAATATTGCAACAAGAATTACGTTCATCAATTTGTGCAGGAGCAATCGACGTTAATATTATGTCCAAATTAAACAAAACCAATTATGGTAAAGACGGTTCCCCGCTGCCCAATGAATACTCCGATGCCTTGTCAGCACTGCGTGGGTTTGCATTAAGTGGGCTTGAATCGTCAGTAGTTTTCTCAGCAGGATATAATCCAAGACTATATAGCTATATTGAATCGTTTGCTGATTTTTATCCCAACAAAAAAGGAGAAGTAAAAAAGAAAATTATATTAAAAGTAAGTGATTATAGAAGTGCGGTAACACAAGGAAAAATACTAGCAAAAAAAGGTTTGTGGATTTCTGAATATAGAATTGAATCGGGCTTAAACTGCGGTGGGCATGCTTTTGCCACCGAAGGACTGCTATTGGGGCCTATACTAGAAGAATTCAAATTAAATAGAGAAGAACTTGCTCAAGAATTATATACTATTTGTAACCAATCATTGGTTTTAAATCAAAAAAATAGTTACCCTACAATACCTGATTTGAAAATAACAGTACAAGGAGGTATCGGTACCAGTTTCGAAAATAAATTATTAATGGAGTATTACGATATTAATGGAACAGGTTGGGGAAGCCCATTTTTGCTGGTTCCTGAAGCTACTAATGTAGACGAAGAAACTTTGCAACAATTGGCCAATGCAAAACAAGATGATTATTATTTAAGTAATTCTTCACCCTTGGGAATACCCTTCAATAATTTTAGAAAAACATCATCAGAAAAGCAAAGATTACAAAGAATTGCAAAAGGAAAACCAGGTAGTCCTTGCTATCGTAAGTTTCTATCTTCAAATACCGAATTTACGGAGAAGCCTATATGCACCGCATCTCGACAATATCAGAATCTTAAGCTCAAACAATTGAAGGAACAAGATCTTTCGGCTGATGAATTTAAAAAGGTATATAATGAAATAACTGAAAAAGATTGTCTTTGCACTGGACTAAGCTCTTCGGCGTTTTTAAAAAACAATATAGTTCCCAAGCATCATTTAACCGCTGTCGTTATATGTCCTGGGCCAAATCTAGCTTATTTTTCTGGTGTGTTTACACTGAAACAAATGGTAGATCATATTTACGGAAGAGTTAATATTCTCAATAGTGTGAAGCGACCAAATATGTTTGTAAACGAATTGGGTATGTATGTAGAATATTTAAAAAAAGAAATTGATAAAAATATGAACTCACTTAATAATAATAAGATTCGATACCTCAAAACATTTCAATCCAATTTGCTAGAAGGTGTGAACTATTATAAAAACATGAAATCCAATATTATTAAAGAACTTGAAGGGTTCAAAAATGAAATGAATCAAGAACTAAGCAAATGGGAAAGTGCCATCAATGGATTGATGATTCCTGTGCAGGTGTAAAATCGAACGTATCAAAATCATATTAAAAACTGACAACAGTCATAAAGTGATTGGGGTGTTTTGAAATAATTTTACAGCATCATTTTAAACACCATATTATGCCACTTTATCGTCAAGTAGGATTAATACCACACAAACGTCATATTGTATTCCGTCAGCCCAATGGCAGCTTGTATCACGAGGAATTATTTGGGACGGAAGGATTCGCAGGAATTTCTTCTTTACTATATCATTTGTACCCGCCCACAATGGTGAAGGAACACGGACAACCTTATAGCATCAAACCGGTAATTGATATAGAAGATAATTTGCAAGCCCGCAGCTATTTGGGATTTGAAGTTGCAGCAGAAGATGATTATATCCAAAGTCGTAAAGTACTTTTTGTGAATGATGATTTGCATATAGGTTTGGCATCGCCACGCAAAAGTTTTAATGATTATTTTTTTAAAAATGCCGATGCAGACGAAATAATTTTTGTACACCGTGGTTCTGGCACCCTAAAAACAATGTATGGTAAAATTCCATTTGAGTACGGCGACTATATAATAATACCACGAGGAACTGTATATCAAATTGATTTTGATACTGAAGATAATAAATTATTATTTATTGAATCGTTCAGTCCTATTGAAACGCCTGCCAGATATCGTAATCAGTACGGACAGTTCTTAGAAAATTCTCCTTTCTGCGAACGTGATTTTAAATTTCCAGCAGACATGGAAACGCATGATGAAAAAGGAGATTTTAAAATTAATATTAAAAAGCGTGGATTAATATATCCTTATATATATGGTACCCATCCTTTCGATTTGGTGGGATATGATGGCTGCAGTTATCCCTATGCCATTTCTATTTTTAATTTTGAGCCCATCACAGGTCGTATACATATGCCACCACCTATCCACCAACAGTTTCAAGCAAATAATTTTATGATTTGTTCTTTTGTTCCACGTTTATATGACTATCACCCCAATGCAATTCCAGCACCATATCATCATAGTAATATAGATAGCGATGAATTATTATATTATGTAGATGGTGATTTTATGAGCCGAAATAATATACAAAAGGGACAGATTACGCTACACCCTGCAGGATTGCCTCATGGGCCGCATCCAGGAGCCATAGAACGTAGTATTGGCAAGAAAGAAACACAGGAATTGGCGGTAATGATTGACCCTTTCAAGCCCGTAAAAGTAACAACCGAAGCATCCAAGATTGAGGTGCCCGACTATTATCATTCATGGCTTGAAAAAACTCCCGAAAAAGAATTACTAATTGACTAAATATATATAATAATCAAAATGGAGACTTTAGATTTAACTACAGTAGAAAATTATCAATATTCTGAAAATAAAAAAGTATTCGATAAAGCTCAGGATTTTTTGCCCATCAATGGAACAGACTATGTAGAATTATATGTAGGCAATGCAAAACAGGCGGCTCACTATTATAAAACTGCTTTTGGGTTTCAGGATTTGGCTTATGCAGGATTAGAAACTGGCGTTCGCGACAGAACTTCTTATGTACTACAACAAGGAAAAATTCGTTTGGTGCTTACTACTCCTTTTGAGGGCGAGAGTGAGATCGCCAAGCACCTAGCAAAACATGGTGATGGCGTGAAGGTAATTGCACTTTGGGTGGACGATGCTTATGATGCATTTCATCAAACAGTATCGCGTGGTGCAAAACCCTATATACAACCAGAAACGATTATAAGTGCAAATGGAACTATTTGCAGAAGTGGCATACATACTTATGGAGATACTGTTCATATATTTATTGAACGCAAAAATTATAACGGGTTGTTTTTACCTGGATATGAAAAATTAGAAACCGAATATCATCCTATTGCTACTAGTTTGAAATATATAGATCACATGGTAGGAAATGTGGAATTAGGTTCGATGAATACTTGGGCCGATTTTTATGGAAATGTAATGGGATTTGCAAACCTTGTAACCTTCGATGATAAAGATATATCAACGGAGTACACGGCTTTGATGAGCAAAGTAATGAGCAATGGAAATGGTTATATCAAATTTCCAATTAATGAGCCCGCAATTGGAAAAAAGAAATCGCAAGTAGAAGAATACCTAGATTTTTACAAAGGTCCAGGTTGCCAACATATAGCAGTTGCAACGGATAATATTATATTTACCATTTCGGAAATGCGTAAACGAGGTGTAGAATTTCTATATGTTCCAGGAAGTTATTAT from the Bacteroidota bacterium genome contains:
- a CDS encoding fasciclin domain-containing protein → MKRQFQLFIAIGALVISVSCNSGNGENASNATSNTEATPQTGQSGVKDETSVKNVVGIAIGSKDHTTLVTAVKAAELVDVLSNAGPFTVFAPTNAAFDKLPAGTVEGLLKTDKKETLQDILQYHVSVGVYKEDALQDGQVIGQVNGGNITISKKDGKTMINGTATIIASVPASNGIIHVIDAVLLPPAAK
- a CDS encoding homogentisate 1,2-dioxygenase gives rise to the protein MPLYRQVGLIPHKRHIVFRQPNGSLYHEELFGTEGFAGISSLLYHLYPPTMVKEHGQPYSIKPVIDIEDNLQARSYLGFEVAAEDDYIQSRKVLFVNDDLHIGLASPRKSFNDYFFKNADADEIIFVHRGSGTLKTMYGKIPFEYGDYIIIPRGTVYQIDFDTEDNKLLFIESFSPIETPARYRNQYGQFLENSPFCERDFKFPADMETHDEKGDFKINIKKRGLIYPYIYGTHPFDLVGYDGCSYPYAISIFNFEPITGRIHMPPPIHQQFQANNFMICSFVPRLYDYHPNAIPAPYHHSNIDSDELLYYVDGDFMSRNNIQKGQITLHPAGLPHGPHPGAIERSIGKKETQELAVMIDPFKPVKVTTEASKIEVPDYYHSWLEKTPEKELLID
- the hppD gene encoding 4-hydroxyphenylpyruvate dioxygenase; this translates as METLDLTTVENYQYSENKKVFDKAQDFLPINGTDYVELYVGNAKQAAHYYKTAFGFQDLAYAGLETGVRDRTSYVLQQGKIRLVLTTPFEGESEIAKHLAKHGDGVKVIALWVDDAYDAFHQTVSRGAKPYIQPETIISANGTICRSGIHTYGDTVHIFIERKNYNGLFLPGYEKLETEYHPIATSLKYIDHMVGNVELGSMNTWADFYGNVMGFANLVTFDDKDISTEYTALMSKVMSNGNGYIKFPINEPAIGKKKSQVEEYLDFYKGPGCQHIAVATDNIIFTISEMRKRGVEFLYVPGSYYDTVRDRVGIIEEDLEQLKKWGIMVDRDEEGYLLQIFTKPVEDRPTLFFEIIQRKGAKSFGKGNFQALFESIEAEQARRGTL